A genomic region of Pseudopipra pipra isolate bDixPip1 chromosome W, bDixPip1.hap1, whole genome shotgun sequence contains the following coding sequences:
- the LOC135405585 gene encoding zinc finger protein 239-like, translating into LLPAPGPELRTESPEDKSPRETLVGEAVLKGSPAQEGSGEEKGRRSPLRRGSKSSPGCSEEERASLCQEGGWSLRGSSELVVPEQPPSREKPFRCLECGKSFRNSSNLLTHHHIHTGEQPYTCGECGKSFRNSSTLLTHQRIHTGERPYTCGECGMSFRNSSTLLTHQRIHTGERPYTCRECGKRFRNNSNLIQHQHIHTGERPYTCWECGKSFRQISHLLKHQHIHTGERPYKCLECGKMFQTSSDLLLHHRTHTDEMPFRCTDCGKGFRQNSHLVRHRRIHTGERPYKCGECGKSFTQSGNLTTHQRAHR; encoded by the coding sequence ttgcttcctgccccaggccccgagctgaggacggagagcccggaggacaaatccccccgtgagaccctggtgggagaggccgttttgaagggctccccggcgcaggaaggcagcggggaggaaaagggccggagatcccccctcaggaggggctccaaatccagcccagggtgctctgaggaggaaagagccagcctgtgccaggaaggcggctggagcttgagggggagctctgagctggtggtccctgagcagcctcccagcagggagaagcccttcaggtgcttagagtgtgggaagagcttcaggaacagcTCCAACCTTCTCACCCACCATCACATTCACACcggggaacagccctacacgtgtggggaatgtgggaagagcttcaggaacagctccactctcctcacccaccagcgcatccacactggggagcggccctacacgtgtggggaatgtgggatgaGCTTCAGGAACAGCTCCACTCTCCTtacccaccagcgcatccacaccggggaacggccgtacacatgtagggaatgtgggaagagattcaGGAACAACTCcaacctgatccaacaccagcacatccacactggggaacgaccctacacatgttgggaatgtgggaagagctttaggcaGATCTCCCACCTTCTCAAGCACCAGCACAtacacactggggaacggccctacaagtgcttggagtGTGGGAAGatgtttcagaccagctcagatctcctcctgcaccaccggacacacacggatgagatgcccttccgctgcaccgactgcgggaagggcttccgGCAGAACTCCCACCTTGTCAGGCACCgacgcatccacaccggggagaggccctatAAGTGTGgagagtgtgggaagagcttcacccagagcggTAACTTGACCACACACCAACGGGCCCACCGGTAA
- the LOC135405589 gene encoding BTB/POZ domain-containing protein KCTD9-like, whose product MLRSNAEGASLKGCNSEDPSGLQANLEGANLKGVAMEGSQMTGINLRVATLRNTKLKNCNLRGATLAGTDLEVVTSRKPI is encoded by the exons ATGCTGCGCTCCAACGCAGAGGGAGCGTCCCTGAAAGGCTGCAACTCTGAGGACCCCTCAGGCCTTCAAGCTAATCTGGAAG GTGCCAACCTGAAAGGAGTGGCCATGGAGGGCAGTCAGATGACAGGAATTAACCTCCGAGTTGCAACGCTGAGAAACACCAAACTAAAGAACTGTAACCTCAGGGGAGCAACGTTGGCAGGAACTGATTTGGAA GTTGTGACCTCCAGGAAGCCAATTTGA